The proteins below are encoded in one region of Hordeum vulgare subsp. vulgare chromosome 3H, MorexV3_pseudomolecules_assembly, whole genome shotgun sequence:
- the LOC123443001 gene encoding DEAD-box ATP-dependent RNA helicase 35A → MPPGAAAAAKSDDEDNYEEYIPVSKRRAMEADRLRHQRLSKPAAASAGSLPPPPPPPTAAPAAAPDDAAPAAKPSLLVTSTQLKRAAPEVTATEQIILQEREMIDNLSNKNTLMSVRELAKGITYTEPLRTGWKPPLRLRRMPRTKADELRRKWHILVEGDEIPPPARDFRDLRFPEPVLRMLREKGIVQPTPIQVQGLPVVLSGRDMIGIAFTGSGKTLVFVLPLIMVALQEEMLMPIVPGEGPFGMIICPSRELAKQTYDVIDMFLTPLKQAGFPEIRPLLCIGGIDMRTQLDVVKKGVHIVVATPGRLKDLLAKKKMNLDNCRYLTLDEADRLVDLGFEDDIREVFDHFKAQRQTLLFSATMPKKIQNFAKSALVKPVIVNVGRAGAANLDVIQEVEYVKEDARIIYLLECLQKTPPPVLIFCENKADVDYIHEYLLLKGVEAVAIHGGKDQEERQNAIEFFKNGKKDVLVATDVASKGLDFPDIQHVINYDMPAEIENYVHRIGRTGRCGKTGIATTFINKNQTETTLLDLKHLLKEAKQRIPPVLAELVDPLEDAEAIAKESGVKGCAFCGGLGHRLADCPKLEHQKSVAIAGSRRDYYGGGGYRGEI, encoded by the exons ATGCCCCCCGGCGCGGCGGCCGCCGCCAAATCCGATGACGAGGACAACTACGAGGAGTACATCCCCGtatccaagcgcagggccatggagGCCGACCGCCTCCGCCATCAGCGCCTCTCCaagcccgccgccgcctccgctggctccctccccccgccgccgcccccaccgacggccgcccccgccgccgcccccgatgaCGCCGCCCCCGCCGCCAAGCCCAGCCTCCTCGTCACGTCCACGCAGCTCAAGCGCGCGGCCCCGGAGGTCACCGCCACTGAGCAGATCATCCTGCAGGAGAGGGAGATGATCGACAACCTCTCCAACAAAAACACGCTCATGTCCGTGCGGGAGCTCGCCAAAGGCATCACCTACACCGAGCCGCTCCGCACCGGCTGGAAGCCGCCGCTGCGCCTCCGCCGCATGCCGCGCACCAAGGCCGACGAGCTCCGCCGCAAGTGGCACATCCTTGTCGAAGGAGACGAGATCCCGCCGCCCGCCCGCGACTTCCGTGACCTCCGCTTCCCCGAGCCCGTCCTCCGGATGCTCCGCGAGAAGGGCATCGTGCAGCCCACGCCCATCCAGGTGCAGGGGCTTCCCGTGGTGCTCTCCGGGCGCGACATGATCGGCATAGCCTTCACCGGGTCCGGGAAGACGCTGGTGTTCGTGCTGCCCCTCATCATGGTGGCGCTGCAAGAGGAGATGTTGATGCCTATTGTGCCTGGGGAGGGCCCGTTTGGCATGATCATTTGCCCATCACGAGAGCTGGCCAAGCAGACATATGATGTCATCGATATGTTCCTCACCCCACTCAAGCAGGCTGGGTTCCCAGAAATACGACCCTTGCTTTGCATTGGGGGTATAGACATGAGGACACAACTCGATGTGGTGAAGAAGGGCGTACATATTGTGGTGGCCACGCCTGGACGGCTCAAGGATCTTCTCGCCAAGAAGAAGATGAACCTTGACAATTGCAG gtatttAACTTTGGATGAAGCTGATAGGCTTGTTGATCTTGGATTTGAGGATGACATTCGGGAGGTTTTTGACCATTTCAAGGCACAAAGACAAACCCTTCTTTTTTCTGCCACTATGCCCAAGAAGATTCAGAACTTTGCAAAGAGCGCCCTCGTGAAGCCAGTTATTGTCAATGTTGGAAGAGCTGGGGCAGCGAATCTTGATGTCATCCAAGAAGTTGAGTATGTCAAGGAAGATGCCAGAATTATATATCTCCTTGAATGCCTCCAAAAGACTCCACCTCCTGTTCTTATATTTTGTGAAAACAAAGCTGATGTTGACTACATCCATGAGTATCTTCTTCTAAAGGGTGTGGAAGCTGTTGCAATCCACGGAGGCAAAGATCAGGAGGAGAGACAAAATGCAATTGAGTTCTTCAAGAATGGAAAGAAGGATGTGTTGGTAGCTACTGATGTTGCCTCAAAGGGTCTTGATTTCCCTGATATCCAGCACGTGATTAACTATGATATGCCTGCCGAAATAGAGAACTATGTCCACAGGATTGGTCGAACTGGTCGATGCGGGAAAACGGGAATAGCAACTACGTTCATCAACAAGAACCAGACAGAGACAACGCTTCTTGACCTCAAGCACCTGCTCAAGGAAGCGAAGCAAAGAATACCACCAGTGCTTGCTGAGCTCGTTGACCCGCTGGAGGATGCTGAAGCTATTGCCAAGGAGAGTGGTGTCAAAGGATGTGCATTCTGTGGTGGCCTTGGGCATCGTCTTGCTGACTGCCCGAAGCTGGAGCACCAGAAGTCTGTGGCGATTGCCGGCTCTAGAAGAGATTACTATGGCGGTGGAGGTTACCGTGGAGAAATATGA